The following coding sequences lie in one Kribbella sp. NBC_00709 genomic window:
- a CDS encoding helix-turn-helix transcriptional regulator — MQTRSPIVVGRALEIDSLHRLLAGARDGRGGAIFLVGEPGIGKSRLAATATTEALDAGMTTLRGRVAAIGTMVAFRPFTEALLSLIRRGEMPTTEGLGPYQQVLGRLVPDWDDGTAHDTAASPVVLGEAMLRLLTLVGRDHGCLLVLEDLHGSDPETLAVIEYLLDNLDDQPIALVATLRPETCPAYELARLSAQRGIAELIELPPLGQSEVAELAAGCLEVPVDGVPEQLTDQLWNDSAGIPFIVEELLQEANRSGQLVSGPDGSVQVVDDLHTNVPAAVVRSISSRTAQLGPQSRDILVLAAVIGHRFPLSIVRAATGTDERLLLATLRAGVAAQLVGPDEPAPDWYAFRHPLTAESLLAGLTPTERSALARRCADAVEELHPGLPGEWCPMVAELAETGGDTVRAGRLFALAGRRSFDDGSTGSAANLLDRANTLLAADPDIGHRADVLGALLLALSATGGFEQLAVHAATVDELADRNLDSRKVAALHVQLANAEMVAGRWAAALQHVATARSLLGSDAGDADLAPIDVVAANLEFARTNPGRLKGATELATRAAAAAERAELPEVACEALQLLGILAREHDLDRSIDYFHRARQIAEDHGMTLQRVVSHILQSVSLYLADGSIVELERSRQQALRIGAVTLVYDVDGMLGQQLILQSDYARAAEIIDECVEVTRRMRLGRSATFFLATKAILEAHQGRRSAMESTLAEIANWGGERASYELPYSYGLARTFCALLEENRELADSELAQALAYDAQNPTTFHLSGKNGLALLLGVLSGRNGWAHFEAVTATAASGMRWNHQFVQFAEAVLLGRDGQVEAANAKVQEAMETASLFPLARHLGLRLVAEPAYADGWGDPVAWLRLAEDYFHIAGIQAVASACRGLMRQLGATVSQRRNGSELVPAYLRQLGITTREYEVCRLLVDRIGNKSIASRLHISPRTVEKHVASLMTKTQQPDREALSSFARTVFQD; from the coding sequence ATGCAGACCCGTTCGCCTATCGTGGTCGGCAGAGCCCTGGAGATCGACAGCCTTCACCGCCTGCTGGCCGGCGCCCGCGACGGTCGTGGCGGTGCGATCTTCCTGGTCGGCGAGCCCGGCATCGGAAAGAGCCGGCTGGCCGCGACCGCCACCACCGAGGCCCTCGACGCAGGCATGACGACGCTGCGCGGACGGGTCGCGGCGATCGGCACGATGGTTGCCTTCCGCCCGTTCACCGAGGCACTGCTGTCGTTGATCCGGCGCGGCGAGATGCCCACGACCGAAGGCCTCGGGCCGTACCAGCAGGTGCTCGGCCGGCTCGTTCCGGACTGGGACGACGGCACCGCGCACGACACCGCTGCGTCACCGGTCGTGCTCGGAGAGGCAATGCTGCGACTGCTGACCCTGGTCGGCCGCGATCACGGCTGCTTGCTCGTCCTCGAGGACCTGCACGGCTCCGACCCGGAGACGCTGGCCGTGATCGAGTATCTGCTCGACAACCTGGACGACCAGCCGATCGCGCTGGTCGCGACGCTGCGGCCCGAGACGTGCCCGGCGTACGAACTGGCACGGTTGTCGGCGCAGCGAGGTATCGCCGAACTGATCGAGCTGCCGCCGTTGGGGCAGAGCGAGGTCGCCGAGCTCGCCGCGGGGTGCCTGGAGGTTCCGGTCGACGGCGTGCCGGAACAGCTGACGGACCAGCTGTGGAACGACAGCGCCGGAATCCCTTTCATCGTTGAGGAACTGCTGCAGGAGGCGAACCGCAGCGGACAACTGGTGTCCGGGCCGGACGGCAGCGTCCAGGTCGTCGACGACCTGCACACGAACGTCCCGGCGGCGGTGGTGCGCAGTATCAGCAGCCGTACCGCGCAACTCGGCCCGCAGTCGCGGGACATCCTCGTGCTGGCCGCGGTGATCGGGCACCGGTTCCCGCTGAGCATCGTCCGCGCGGCGACCGGGACGGACGAACGTTTGCTGCTGGCCACGCTCCGGGCCGGCGTGGCCGCCCAGCTGGTCGGTCCGGACGAGCCGGCGCCGGACTGGTACGCGTTCCGGCACCCGCTCACCGCCGAGTCGCTGCTCGCCGGGCTGACGCCGACCGAACGCTCCGCCTTGGCCCGCCGGTGCGCGGACGCCGTCGAGGAACTGCATCCGGGACTGCCCGGCGAGTGGTGCCCGATGGTCGCCGAACTCGCCGAGACCGGTGGGGACACCGTCCGCGCCGGCCGATTGTTCGCACTCGCCGGCCGGCGATCGTTCGACGACGGCTCGACCGGGTCGGCGGCCAACCTGCTGGACCGCGCGAACACCTTGTTGGCAGCCGATCCCGACATCGGCCACCGGGCCGACGTGCTCGGCGCCCTGCTGCTCGCACTCAGCGCGACCGGAGGTTTCGAGCAGCTGGCCGTGCACGCCGCCACCGTCGACGAACTGGCCGACCGCAATCTCGACAGCCGCAAGGTCGCCGCGCTGCACGTCCAGCTCGCGAACGCGGAGATGGTCGCCGGCCGCTGGGCGGCCGCGCTCCAGCATGTCGCGACCGCCCGGTCGCTGCTCGGCAGCGACGCCGGCGACGCCGACCTCGCGCCGATCGACGTGGTCGCCGCCAACCTCGAGTTCGCCCGGACGAACCCCGGCCGGCTGAAGGGCGCCACCGAGCTGGCCACCCGCGCCGCCGCGGCGGCCGAACGCGCCGAGCTGCCCGAGGTGGCGTGCGAAGCCCTGCAACTGCTGGGCATCCTGGCCCGCGAGCACGACCTCGACCGGTCGATCGACTACTTCCACCGGGCCCGGCAGATCGCCGAGGACCACGGGATGACGCTCCAGCGGGTCGTCTCGCACATCCTCCAGTCGGTCAGCCTCTACCTTGCCGACGGCAGCATCGTCGAGCTGGAGCGATCCCGGCAGCAGGCGCTCCGGATCGGCGCCGTCACGCTGGTGTACGACGTGGACGGCATGCTCGGCCAGCAGCTGATTCTTCAGTCCGACTACGCGCGCGCCGCCGAGATCATCGACGAGTGCGTCGAGGTCACCCGGCGGATGCGGCTCGGCCGGTCGGCGACGTTCTTCCTGGCGACCAAGGCGATCCTGGAGGCTCACCAGGGCCGCAGGTCCGCGATGGAGTCGACGCTGGCCGAGATCGCGAACTGGGGCGGCGAGCGAGCGTCGTACGAGCTGCCGTACTCCTACGGCCTGGCCCGGACGTTCTGCGCACTCCTGGAGGAGAACCGCGAGCTCGCCGACTCCGAGCTGGCGCAGGCGCTCGCGTACGACGCGCAGAACCCGACCACGTTCCACCTCTCCGGGAAGAACGGTCTGGCGCTACTGCTCGGCGTACTGTCCGGCCGCAACGGCTGGGCGCACTTCGAGGCGGTGACCGCGACCGCGGCGAGCGGGATGCGGTGGAACCACCAGTTCGTCCAGTTCGCGGAGGCCGTACTGCTCGGCCGGGACGGTCAGGTCGAAGCAGCCAACGCCAAGGTGCAGGAGGCGATGGAAACCGCATCGCTGTTCCCGCTGGCGCGGCACCTCGGTCTGCGCCTGGTCGCCGAGCCTGCCTACGCCGACGGCTGGGGTGATCCGGTCGCGTGGCTGCGGCTGGCCGAGGACTACTTCCACATCGCGGGCATCCAGGCCGTGGCGAGTGCTTGCCGCGGTCTGATGCGGCAGCTCGGCGCGACCGTCTCCCAGCGCCGCAACGGATCCGAACTGGTGCCGGCGTACCTGCGGCAGCTGGGGATCACCACGCGTGAGTACGAGGTCTGCCGGCTGCTGGTGGACCGGATCGGGAACAAGTCGATCGCGTCCCGGCTGCACATCTCGCCACGGACGGTCGAGAAACACGTGGCCAGTCTGATGACCAAGACACAGCAACCGGACCGGGAGGCCTTGAGCAGTTTCGCCCGAACGGTTTTTCAGGACTGA